Proteins encoded by one window of Dendropsophus ebraccatus isolate aDenEbr1 chromosome 4, aDenEbr1.pat, whole genome shotgun sequence:
- the LOC138789359 gene encoding fibronectin type III domain-containing protein 7-like produces MRDNGDKYECHTPNTSCSVTQLMCGSWYNMTVSAHGRYCRSNCSDKQVFQTAPCMPQNVTASVDCVTNAATIVWSPSPGAENYTASAVLPDGGSYVCQSTTSSCNIVGLSCGQKYLITVLATNKESSSKASLPIELLTAPCVPLQQTPQIICSNNSASLSWGQTPGAISYVANVSSTGDQMSCNTTGTNCIINQLKCGQVYNVTVTAINQQCRGPAAIPASLTTVPCQPRNVVVDINCSSSVVRLSWDPSLGAQRYYSMLRTPGNQYLICNNTELGCEIHDLPCGQAYNATVTAINDQCQSEPSSPAALYTVPCLPSQVRPDINCNSNTVTLSWAQTAGAVNYTTVATGPQGEQYYCQSSNTSCSYTQLSCGLRFDASIIAVGKTCSSGFSGALPFYTVPCAVRNIHAQYQCGSDYAAVTWEAATGGVTYTAMLSSEDGWRSICNTSVSSCVVYGLKCGQKYAVTVETFGPSCSNVVNASEFVFTAPCKPQNVTSTIDCLTNRAALSWSRTLGAANYTAAIIGPVANGPTCKSSSTTCSIDQLSCGVIYDFIITPFNAQCEGESSVVAQLVTAPCAPDHLVTGMDCDTGSLVLSWSPMTNIQNFTSNLMGSDNINRTCKSTGANCSFPSLPCGVDYTASVYATNKYCDGPMSRNVTISSAPCVPQAVRPSLNCTDNSVLVSWGVSPGALNYTLSLADSYGDRHNCSNKNTSCRVQDLLCGDVYTVAVTAQNVVCNSKASSVTQFLTAPCSSLNLQANITSNVVTLAWGEAHGAVSYTTAVTGTDGGIHTCQTSNTSCNMKDLMCGHQYSMSVTAIGPQCSKVSASYDFQTAPCRPENVSTQLECASNLVTVSWNVSSGADSYQAEAVGTNGKISVCNATNTSCHFTDLTCGTVYLVTVTADNEVSSSEPSSPIQFKTAPCVPVQQIPQPNCYNDSAFLAWSVTSGAIRYVTNMTGPGGDTYSCQTEGTNCTIRGLKCGQAYSVRITAINEQCNGLASAPVTLTTGPCQPQNVVSNITCSNYSTLVTWDAAPGAMTYVSRLTSLSGEYFLHNSTDTFWKIPGLVCGQSYGVMVTALSSYCQSAPSSIEQLYTVPCVPTDLQAKVDCESHWVSLSWTPVFGAEYYTTVVTGPQMEQYQCVTGNSSCNFTQLSCGLQYKATILAKGKTCNSTISPAITFYTELRSKTLPEAENCFNVQTSETGCQKHLTVNQEGRRSKEKEEKIDKEIKMND; encoded by the exons ATGAGAGACAATGGAGACAAATATGAATGTCACACTCCAAACACAAGCTGCTCAGTGACACAACTGATGTGCGGCTCCTGGTATAATATGACTGTGTCCGCGCATGGTCGCTACTGCAGGAGTAACTGCAGTGACAAACAAGTCTTTCAAACAG CTCCTTGTATGCCCCAAAATGTGACTGCGAGTGTGGACTGTGTGACCAACGCAGCGACCATTGTATGGAGCCCCAGCCCAGGAGCTGAGAATTATACAGCGTCGGCGGTCCTTCCAGATGGGGGAAGTTATGTTTGCCAATCTACCACGTCCTCCTGCAACATTGTGGGGTTATCGTGTGGGCAGAAATACCTGATAACCGTCTTAGCCACCAATAAGGAAAGCAGCAGTAAAGCGAGCCTGCCCATAGAGCTGCTCACCG CTCCTTGTGTCCCATTACAGCAGACGCCCCAGATTATCTGCTCCAACAACTCAGCATCACTGTCTTGGGGTCAGACTCCTGGTGCCATCAGCTACGTGGCCAATGTGTCCAGCACTGGAGACCAGATGTCCTGTAATACCACAGGCACCAACTGCATTATCAATCAGCTGAAGTGCGGACAAGTCTACAATGTCACGGTGACTGCGATCAATCAGCAATGCAGGGGCCCGGCCGCCATCCCGGCTAGCTTAACAACCG TTCCTTGTCAGCCTCGCAATGTGGTTGTGGATATAAATTGCTCCAGTTCGGTGGTCAGGCTGAGCTGGGATCCATCCCTGGGAGCTCAGCGTTATTATTCAATGCTGAGGACACCAGGAAACCAATATCTTATATGCAACAACACCGAGCTGGGCTGTGAGATCCACGATCTTCCATGCGGGCAGGCCTATAATGCAACAGTGACGGCCATCAATGATCAGTGTCAGAGTGAACCCAGCTCTCCAGCTGCATTGTATACAG TTCCCTGTCTCCCAAGCCAAGTTCGTCCTGACATAAATTGTAATTCCAACACTGTGACTCTATCATGGGCCCAGACGGCAGGAGCCGTGAATTATACAACAGTGGCTACTGGGCCTCAGGGGGAGCAGTATTACTGCCAATCCAGCAACACCTCCTGCAGCTACACACAACTCTCCTGCGGTCTGAGGTTTGATGCCTCCATCATCGCTGTCGGGAAGACTTGTAGCAGTGGTTTCAGTGGAGCTCTGCCTTTTTATACAG TTCCCTGTGCAGTAAGAAACATTCACGCCCAGTACCAATGTGGCAGTGACTATGCGGCTGTCACCTGGGAGGCCGCAACTGGAGGAGTCACATACACGGCTATGCTCAGCAGCGAGGACGGATGGAGAAGCATATGCAACACTTCAGTTTCCAGCTGTGTGGTTTACGGCTTAAAATGTGGGCAGAAATACGCGGTGACGGTGGAGACCTTTGGGCCGAGTTGTAGCAACGTGGTCAATGCCTCGGAGTTTGTCTTTACAG CACCCTGCAAGCCTCAGAATGTCACGTCAACCATTGACTGCCTGACCAACCGTGCGGCATTGTCCTGGAGCAGGACCCTCGGGGCGGCCAACTACACCGCTGCTATTATAGGACCAGTAGCAAACGGTCCTACCTGTAAATCCTCGTCCACTACTTGCAGCATTGATCAGTTAAGCTGCGGAGTCATATATGACTTTATCATCACACCATTTAATGCACAATGCGAAGGTGAAAGCAGCGTGGTCGCACAACTTGTCACAG ctccctgtgcccccgacCACTTGGTTACGGGAATGGATTGTGACACTGGATCACTAGTTCTGTCCTGGAGTCCGATGACCAATATTCAAAATTTCACCTCCAACCTAATGGGATCCGATAACATCAACAGGACCTGCAAATCCACGGGAGCGAACTGTAGCTTCCCCAGCCTGCCTTGTGGAGTAGATTACACCGCGTCCGTGTATGCCACCAACAAATACTGCGATGGGCCGATGAGCAGAAACGTCACAATCTCTTCCG ccccctgtgtaccccaGGCTGTACGTCCATCTCTAAACTGTACAGATAACTCAGTTCTGGTGTCTTGGGGTGTTTCGCCCGGTGCCCTCAACTATACGTTGTCATTGGCCGACTCCTATGGAGACAGACACAACTGCAGCAATAAGAATACATCATGCCGGGTACAGGATTTACTATGTGGGGACGTCTACACCGTAGCAGTCACTGCACAGAATGTGGTTTGCAACAGTAAAGCGAGCAGTGTCACCCAGTTCCTAACAG CCCCATGTTCGTCACTGAACCTACAAGCTAATATTACTTCTAATGTGGTCACTCTGGCCTGGGGAGAAGCACACGGTGCTGTGAGTTACACCACAGCGGTAACCGGCACCGACGGAGGAATACACACGTGTCAGACGTCCAATACTTCATGCAACATGAAGGACCTCATGTGTGGTCACCAGTACTCTATGTCGGTAACAGCCATTGGACCCCAGTGCAGTAAAGTCAGCGCCAGCTACGACTTTCAAACAG CCCCTTGCCGCCCTGAGAATGTATCAACACAACTGGAGTGCGCAAGTAATTTAGTAACAGTTTCATGGAACGTGAGTTCAGGTGCTGACAGCTACCAAGCCGAAGCTGTTGGGACCAATGGCAAAATATCTGTTTGTAACGCCACGAATACATCCTGTCACTTCACTGACTTGACATGTGGAACAGTTTACCTGGTTACTGTTACAGCAGACAATGAAGTGAGCAGCAGTGAGCCAAGTTCACCTATTCAATTCAAAACTG CTCCTTGTGTCCCAGTCCAGCAAATACCCCAACCCAACTGTTATAACGATTCAGCTTTTCTGGCTTGGAGCGTCACTTCCGGTGCCATCCGTTATGTCACCAATATGACTGGTCCAGGAGGAGACACATATTCCTGTCAAACGGAAGGCACCAACTGTACGATCAGGGGGTTAAAATGTGGTCAAGCATACAGCGTGAGAATTACCGCCATCAACGAGCAATGCAACGGTCTGGCATCTGCCCCGGTTACACTCACTACTG GTCCATGCCAGCCTCAGAACGTGGTCTCCAACATCACTTGTTCTAATTATTCGACTCTTGTGACCTGGGATGCAGCCCCCGGAGCGATGACATATGTATCCAGATTGACATCACTCAGCGGAGAGTATTTTTTGCATAATAGTACAGATACCTTTTGGAAAATCCCTGGTTTGGTGTGTGGACAGAGCTACGGAGTGATGGTGACAGCATTAAGCAGCTATTGTCAGAGTGCACCCAGCTCCATAgagcagctctacacag TGCCTTGTGTGCCAACTGATCTACAGGCTAAGGTTGACTGTGAGTCCCATTGGGTGTCCTTGTCTTGGACTCCTGTGTTTGGAGCTGAATATTACACCACAGTGGTCACCGGGCCTCAGATGGAGCAATATCAGTGCGTTACAGGCAACTCTTCCTGCAACTTTACCCAGCTGTCATGTGGTCTACAATATAAAGCGACTATTCTCGCAAAAGGAAAGACATGCAACAGTACAATAAGCCCGGCCATTACATTTTACACAG AGTTACGTTCTAAGACTTTGCCTGAAGCTGAAAACTGCTTTAATGTCCAAACATCAGAAACTGGATGCCAGAAACATCTAACAGTGAACCAGGAAGGAAGACGCTCAAAGGAGAAAGAGGAAAAAATAGACAaagagatcaaaatgaatgactaa